In the genome of Gemmatimonadota bacterium, one region contains:
- the thiO gene encoding glycine oxidase ThiO, which produces MTPGSDVVVIGGGAVGSACARAIALTGRRVTLLQRPDTPGEGWRAAAGMLAAQIEAGPDDPLFNLALAGRSFYRRNAEALAEAAGTDIGLLECGILQIARGEVEVEAAKAKVAWQRQQGYRADWLSPEEVEQGWPWLAPGLGAFWAPEDGALEPVRAVRAFRADAERHGAQIVADVAVGLDRRGDKLLGVIGTLGRYPAAQVVIAGGAWAGRLEHLPRPVSVEPVRGQMAAFRWPVNRPPAIVYGPRCYLLKRGDELLAGATMEHAGFEVEVTPGALAELLERVATIYPALASETPLRSWAGLRPGTPDGLPIIGPEPRLPGLWYATGHGRNGILLAGITGEIIAQGIGGEEMPDELKAVRPTRFWNW; this is translated from the coding sequence ATGACCCCTGGATCCGATGTCGTGGTGATTGGCGGTGGGGCCGTCGGCTCCGCCTGCGCCCGGGCCATTGCGCTCACCGGGCGTCGGGTGACCCTGCTCCAGCGTCCCGATACCCCAGGCGAGGGGTGGCGGGCAGCGGCCGGAATGCTGGCGGCCCAGATCGAGGCCGGCCCCGACGATCCGCTCTTCAACCTCGCGCTGGCCGGCCGGAGCTTCTACCGCCGCAATGCCGAGGCGCTGGCAGAGGCCGCTGGCACCGACATCGGCTTGTTGGAATGCGGCATTCTCCAGATCGCCCGTGGCGAAGTCGAGGTCGAGGCGGCCAAGGCGAAGGTGGCCTGGCAGCGGCAGCAGGGATATCGAGCCGATTGGCTCTCCCCCGAAGAAGTGGAGCAGGGCTGGCCCTGGCTTGCTCCCGGGCTTGGTGCCTTCTGGGCACCGGAAGACGGCGCCCTCGAACCGGTTCGGGCGGTGCGAGCCTTCCGTGCCGACGCCGAACGTCACGGCGCCCAGATCGTTGCCGATGTCGCGGTCGGGCTCGACCGTCGCGGCGACAAGCTGCTCGGCGTGATCGGCACCCTGGGACGCTACCCCGCCGCGCAGGTAGTGATTGCGGGCGGCGCCTGGGCCGGACGTCTCGAGCACCTGCCCCGTCCCGTGTCGGTCGAACCGGTCCGCGGCCAGATGGCGGCGTTTCGCTGGCCCGTCAATCGGCCACCGGCGATCGTGTATGGTCCCCGTTGCTACCTGCTGAAGCGTGGCGACGAATTGCTCGCGGGCGCGACGATGGAACACGCCGGCTTTGAAGTCGAAGTGACGCCGGGAGCGCTTGCCGAGCTGCTCGAGCGTGTCGCGACCATCTACCCTGCGCTCGCCAGCGAGACACCGTTGCGAAGTTGGGCCGGCCTTCGCCCCGGCACGCCGGATGGACTTCCCATCATCGGACCCGAACCACGACTCCCCGGGCTCTGGTATGCCACGGGCCACGGGCGCAACGGCATACTCCTCGCCGGAATTACCGGCGAGATCATCGCGCAGGGTATCGGTGGCGAGGAGATGCCCGACGAGTTGAAGGCGGTCCGGCCGACCCGCTTCTGGAACTGGTAG
- a CDS encoding ABC transporter ATP-binding protein codes for MSEDEPILSVQDLTVRYPAFTLGPVSFAIQGGETVALLGANAAGKTTLLRAITGRLRDREGRVALSGRDPLSAPPIWRARVGFAAEKPQVDGALRVREWFAFLADCYPSWDVAYQRDLTARLSLDDGERIGTLSRGTAVKAAYIGAESYRPQLLVLDEPTNGLDPVVRLEILELLRRCFAASPDRALIFSSHLLDDVEALCDRALLLRDGQLVQEIAGTVLTEARASGQLTTLIAGVLRSPVA; via the coding sequence ATGAGCGAGGACGAACCGATTCTGTCGGTGCAGGATCTCACCGTGCGGTACCCTGCGTTCACGCTTGGCCCCGTTTCTTTCGCCATTCAGGGCGGCGAGACGGTGGCGCTCCTCGGCGCCAATGCCGCAGGAAAGACCACCCTGCTACGGGCCATTACCGGACGGCTGCGTGATCGCGAGGGGAGAGTGGCGCTCTCGGGCCGTGATCCGCTCTCGGCGCCGCCGATCTGGCGCGCGCGGGTCGGCTTCGCCGCCGAGAAGCCGCAAGTCGACGGCGCGCTGCGAGTGCGCGAGTGGTTTGCCTTTCTGGCCGATTGCTATCCCAGCTGGGACGTCGCCTATCAGCGCGACCTTACCGCGCGGCTGTCGCTCGATGATGGCGAGCGGATCGGCACGCTCTCGCGCGGCACGGCAGTGAAGGCCGCCTACATCGGGGCCGAGTCGTATCGTCCGCAGTTGCTGGTACTCGACGAGCCCACCAACGGTCTCGATCCCGTTGTCCGCCTCGAGATTCTCGAATTGTTGCGCCGCTGTTTCGCGGCGTCACCGGATCGGGCACTGATCTTCTCGTCGCATCTCCTCGACGACGTCGAGGCACTCTGTGACCGCGCCCTCCTCCTGCGCGATGGCCAACTGGTGCAGGAGATCGCCGGCACCGTGCTCACCGAGGCGCGCGCCTCGGGTCAGCTGACCACGCTGATCGCCGGCGTGTTGCGCTCTCCGGTCGCGTGA
- the lipA gene encoding lipoyl synthase: MAVPLVQLTRQPVGAPLPEPALPTAVLPLTPARKPSWLKVKAPGGPTYLHIQKMMRDLGLHTVCEEARCPNIGECWEHKAATFMILGDVCTRNCAYCAVSHGTPKAFDPAEPAKLAEAVARMGLEHVVITSVDRDDLPNGGAEAFAGCITEIKKRLPETSVEVLIPDFKGSERALQLVMDAKPDILNHNLETAERLYRLARPGGRYDRALKVLANARAMDATALTKSGIILGMGEEWDEIITCLRDLRRSDVNIVTLGQYLRPSDGHLPVVRYYTPDEFAELKEIGMKLGFSHVESSPLTRSSYHAWDQARSAKGTT; the protein is encoded by the coding sequence GTGGCCGTACCACTCGTTCAGCTGACCCGTCAGCCCGTCGGAGCTCCGCTTCCGGAGCCCGCTCTCCCGACCGCCGTCCTGCCGCTGACCCCGGCACGGAAGCCCTCGTGGCTCAAGGTGAAGGCGCCGGGCGGGCCGACCTATCTCCATATCCAGAAGATGATGCGCGACCTGGGCCTCCACACCGTGTGCGAGGAGGCTCGTTGCCCCAACATCGGTGAATGCTGGGAGCACAAGGCCGCCACCTTCATGATTCTGGGCGATGTCTGCACCCGGAACTGCGCCTACTGCGCCGTTTCGCACGGCACCCCGAAGGCGTTCGACCCGGCCGAGCCGGCCAAGCTCGCCGAGGCCGTGGCCCGGATGGGGCTCGAGCACGTGGTGATCACCTCGGTCGATCGCGACGATCTGCCCAACGGTGGGGCCGAGGCCTTTGCCGGTTGCATCACCGAGATCAAGAAGCGCCTCCCCGAGACTTCGGTCGAGGTACTGATCCCCGATTTCAAGGGATCGGAGCGCGCGCTGCAGCTAGTGATGGATGCGAAGCCGGACATCCTCAACCACAACCTCGAGACCGCCGAGCGGCTCTATCGTCTCGCGCGCCCGGGTGGCCGCTACGATCGCGCGCTGAAGGTGCTCGCGAATGCCCGCGCGATGGATGCCACCGCCCTCACGAAGTCGGGGATCATCCTCGGCATGGGTGAGGAGTGGGACGAGATCATCACCTGCCTGCGCGATCTGCGCCGCAGTGATGTCAACATCGTGACCCTCGGCCAGTATCTCCGGCCGTCGGATGGTCACTTGCCGGTGGTGCGATACTACACGCCGGATGAATTCGCCGAACTCAAGGAGATCGGGATGAAGCTGGGCTTCTCGCACGTCGAGAGCTCGCCGCTCACCCGCTCTTCCTACCATGCCTGGGACCAGGCCCGCTCCGCCAAGGGGACGACTTGA
- a CDS encoding pyruvate dehydrogenase complex E1 component subunit beta — protein sequence MAVITYRDALNQALREEMQRDGDVFLMGEEVAEYNGAYKVSKGLLEEFGPMRVVDTPIAELGFAGIGVGAAMVGLKPVIEMMTWNFALLAIDQIVNAAAKVRYMSGGQIGCPIVVRGPGGAALQLGAQHSQAFESWYAHIPGLKVVMPATPADAKGLLKSAIRDPNPVVFIEGEMLYNLKGEVPEGEYLIPLGKADIKRAGNDVTIICHSKTVAPALNAAKSLADEGIDAEVIDLRTIRPLDEAAILASVAKTHRCVVAEEGWAFAGVGAQVVDLIQREAFNDLDAPVLRVTQADVPMPYNKHLEKAAKADAGKISAAVRRVCYKD from the coding sequence ATGGCCGTGATCACATATCGAGACGCGCTGAACCAGGCGCTTCGCGAAGAGATGCAGCGGGACGGCGACGTCTTCCTCATGGGCGAGGAAGTGGCCGAGTACAACGGCGCCTACAAGGTGTCGAAGGGGCTGCTCGAGGAATTCGGGCCGATGCGCGTCGTCGACACCCCGATCGCCGAGCTGGGCTTCGCCGGCATCGGCGTCGGGGCCGCGATGGTCGGGCTCAAGCCGGTCATCGAGATGATGACCTGGAACTTCGCGCTGCTGGCGATCGACCAGATCGTGAATGCCGCCGCCAAGGTGCGCTACATGAGCGGTGGCCAGATTGGCTGCCCGATCGTGGTGCGCGGCCCCGGCGGAGCCGCACTGCAGCTCGGCGCGCAGCACTCGCAGGCGTTCGAGAGCTGGTATGCCCACATCCCCGGCCTCAAGGTGGTGATGCCCGCGACACCGGCCGACGCCAAGGGATTGCTCAAGTCGGCGATCCGCGATCCGAACCCGGTCGTCTTCATCGAGGGCGAGATGCTCTACAACCTCAAGGGCGAAGTCCCCGAGGGTGAGTACCTGATCCCGCTCGGCAAGGCCGACATCAAGCGCGCCGGCAACGATGTCACGATCATCTGCCACTCGAAGACGGTCGCGCCGGCGCTCAACGCGGCGAAGAGCCTTGCCGACGAGGGGATCGATGCGGAAGTGATCGACCTCCGCACCATCCGCCCGCTCGACGAGGCCGCCATTCTCGCCTCGGTCGCGAAGACCCATCGCTGCGTCGTCGCCGAAGAGGGGTGGGCGTTCGCGGGTGTGGGCGCGCAGGTGGTCGATCTGATCCAGCGCGAAGCGTTCAACGATCTCGATGCCCCGGTACTCCGCGTCACGCAGGCCGACGTGCCGATGCCCTACAACAAGCACCTCGAAAAGGCCGCCAAGGCGGACGCGGGGAAGATCTCCGCGGCCGTCCGCCGCGTCTGCTACAAGGACTGA
- a CDS encoding anti-sigma factor — MSESSRHPMHELVEEYVLDLLDDSERAAFEARLASDQALAQSVAAAREALAASALSTPVQLPPDLKARVMAKAVPHPVQEPAAETKVIPLASARRSTAPLWLGAALAASLLAIVKLSADLTRERATTAEARATVAQAALQMQQRDSTIARLTSPDIELVTLASTGTVKPSIKAYVDSKRGRMVLAVTSLEAAPAGKTYQLWFIETGKAPMPSVTFETDASGRRILTDVPLPAGPWSVAAITVEPTGGSAAPTSSPILAGQRSTR, encoded by the coding sequence ATGAGCGAGTCATCGCGTCACCCCATGCACGAACTGGTCGAGGAGTATGTGCTCGACCTGCTCGACGATAGCGAGCGAGCAGCGTTCGAGGCACGTCTGGCTTCCGACCAGGCGCTGGCGCAGAGCGTCGCGGCGGCCCGTGAGGCACTGGCGGCGTCCGCGCTAAGCACGCCGGTGCAATTGCCGCCTGATCTGAAGGCCCGGGTGATGGCCAAGGCCGTCCCGCACCCGGTGCAGGAGCCAGCGGCAGAAACGAAGGTCATTCCGCTCGCCTCGGCGCGCCGCTCGACTGCGCCACTCTGGCTGGGTGCTGCTCTTGCCGCGTCGCTCCTGGCGATCGTGAAGCTGTCCGCCGACCTGACCCGCGAGCGCGCGACTACCGCCGAGGCGAGGGCAACAGTGGCGCAGGCGGCGCTGCAGATGCAGCAGCGTGATTCCACCATCGCACGGCTGACCTCGCCCGACATCGAGCTGGTGACGCTCGCGAGCACCGGAACCGTGAAGCCGTCGATCAAGGCATACGTCGACAGCAAGCGCGGGCGAATGGTGCTCGCCGTCACGTCGCTCGAGGCGGCGCCGGCAGGCAAGACCTACCAGCTCTGGTTCATCGAGACCGGGAAGGCGCCGATGCCCTCAGTCACCTTCGAGACCGATGCCAGCGGGCGCCGGATCCTGACCGATGTTCCGCTTCCGGCGGGGCCGTGGTCGGTGGCAGCGATCACAGTCGAACCGACCGGCGGTTCTGCCGCACCCACGTCGTCACCGATTCTCGCAGGCCAGCGCAGCACGCGCTGA
- a CDS encoding DUF4331 family protein, which produces MNTHSPLSRIATMATFRTVPLLLVAVLATACSDNTDPMTTPVDTNPRMYNQVQRLGNPLVSEVFLAKRSHALHGSTGPATDVVNIRAELVNFVATVAGRNATVQNTLASVLLPDMLIVQTDKDPTTAGWLSWALANGYGGRKLSDDVVDAGLMAIFGPLLDPSNVSAGLTTDNVASDSPFIATFPYLAPANP; this is translated from the coding sequence ATGAATACTCACTCTCCCCTTTCCAGGATCGCGACGATGGCCACGTTCCGCACGGTTCCGTTGCTGCTGGTGGCAGTGCTCGCCACTGCCTGCAGTGACAACACCGACCCGATGACCACTCCGGTGGATACCAATCCGCGGATGTACAACCAGGTGCAGCGCCTCGGCAACCCGCTGGTGAGTGAAGTCTTCCTCGCCAAGCGCAGCCACGCGTTGCACGGCAGCACCGGCCCGGCCACCGACGTGGTCAACATTCGCGCCGAGCTGGTGAACTTTGTTGCCACGGTGGCGGGGCGGAATGCCACGGTGCAGAACACGCTCGCGTCGGTGCTGCTGCCGGACATGCTGATCGTGCAGACCGACAAGGATCCCACGACGGCAGGATGGCTCAGCTGGGCGCTCGCCAACGGCTATGGCGGCCGCAAGCTCTCTGATGACGTGGTTGATGCCGGGCTGATGGCGATCTTCGGGCCGCTGCTCGACCCGAGCAATGTGTCGGCCGGGCTGACGACGGACAACGTTGCCAGCGATTCGCCGTTCATCGCCACCTTCCCGTACCTGGCTCCGGCGAACCCGTGA
- a CDS encoding DUF6702 family protein translates to MNRLRSLALVALILCGGAWRWHPVHAARVELTSTGRMVTATVRVYRDDFASGVTVAAVGEYLSRTLRVSDGRGAAVVMAARSVTAEGDRLRIELQGTAAAPLGNGRIGVTLLQERFPDQVNVAAILIDGRRAQLVFLRGDAAQALP, encoded by the coding sequence GTGAATCGGCTCCGCTCGCTCGCGCTCGTCGCTCTCATCCTTTGTGGGGGGGCCTGGCGCTGGCATCCAGTACACGCCGCGCGAGTGGAGCTCACGTCCACCGGCCGAATGGTGACTGCAACCGTTCGGGTCTACCGCGATGACTTCGCCAGTGGAGTGACCGTGGCGGCAGTCGGGGAGTACCTCTCGCGCACGCTGCGAGTGAGCGATGGCCGCGGCGCGGCCGTCGTGATGGCGGCCCGCAGTGTGACCGCTGAGGGCGATCGGCTGCGAATCGAACTGCAGGGCACCGCCGCCGCGCCTCTCGGCAACGGGCGAATCGGAGTGACCCTGTTGCAGGAACGGTTCCCGGATCAGGTCAATGTCGCCGCCATCCTGATCGATGGTCGTCGTGCACAACTGGTCTTTCTTCGAGGTGACGCTGCACAGGCACTCCCGTGA
- a CDS encoding glycosyltransferase family 2 protein has translation MIYFCIPSHNEGSTIGLLLWKIRRVLEDSGREYQMLVGDDASTDATTEVLTPYAKVLPLTVLRSERQLGYAATIERLLQEALKRSDRHKRDAAIIIPGDFAIDPADLPEFLKRLDSGADVVVGEATLEGEPDRWRRMVREWAPRILGSRVRVPGIRDVVSGFAAFRLVALRNAFRDKPGAWIATEGWAARAELLAWAAAGARRVESVPVVERADRQQRESRYQAWPLARELWAARKQLVAPPVAMKPPREDRPPRTAPTKEAA, from the coding sequence ATGATCTACTTCTGCATTCCCAGCCATAACGAAGGCAGCACCATCGGCCTCCTGCTCTGGAAGATTCGCCGCGTCCTCGAGGACAGCGGTCGCGAATACCAGATGCTCGTGGGTGACGACGCCTCGACCGATGCAACCACCGAGGTGCTCACCCCGTATGCGAAGGTGTTGCCACTCACGGTACTGCGATCGGAGCGTCAGCTCGGCTACGCCGCCACCATCGAACGGCTGTTGCAGGAAGCGCTCAAGCGGAGTGATCGGCACAAGCGCGACGCCGCGATCATCATCCCGGGTGACTTCGCGATCGACCCCGCCGATCTCCCCGAGTTCCTGAAGCGACTCGATAGCGGTGCCGATGTGGTCGTGGGTGAAGCAACACTCGAAGGTGAACCGGATCGCTGGCGGCGGATGGTACGAGAGTGGGCGCCGCGCATTCTGGGAAGTCGAGTTCGTGTGCCCGGGATTCGCGATGTCGTCTCCGGCTTTGCGGCCTTCCGACTGGTCGCGCTGCGCAATGCCTTCCGCGACAAACCGGGTGCGTGGATTGCCACGGAAGGATGGGCGGCACGCGCCGAATTGCTGGCGTGGGCCGCTGCAGGCGCCCGACGCGTCGAGTCCGTTCCAGTGGTGGAACGCGCCGATCGTCAGCAGCGTGAGAGTCGCTATCAGGCGTGGCCGCTCGCGCGGGAACTCTGGGCCGCGCGCAAGCAGCTCGTCGCGCCTCCAGTGGCGATGAAGCCGCCCCGTGAAGATCGGCCGCCCCGGACGGCCCCGACGAAGGAAGCTGCGTGA
- the pdhA gene encoding pyruvate dehydrogenase (acetyl-transferring) E1 component subunit alpha has protein sequence MAVSTDNNPRSKRRGAEAPFADQYRDWLRTMLLIRHFEERAGEAYSIGQIGGFCHLYTGQEAVAVGTISALRSDDYIVSAYREHGQALARGMTPNSIMAELFGKATGCSKGKGGSMHLFDFAKGFMGGHGIVGGQIPLGAGFAWAAKYRKTDQVSLTYFGEAAANIGSFHEALNMAGLWKLPAIFVIENNGYGMGTAVKRAAAITDLYLRAASYGMPGVEVDGQDVVAVRQAMDAAVARARAGEGPTLLDIRCFRYVGHSMSDAASGTYRSKEELDASRMRDPIALLEARMRDLDLLDDATLAAMDAEVIAEVAASVVFAEESPDPDPSELWTDVYAPEGQ, from the coding sequence ATGGCTGTGTCGACCGACAACAATCCGCGATCGAAGCGTCGCGGCGCCGAGGCACCGTTCGCCGACCAGTATCGTGACTGGCTGCGGACCATGCTCCTCATCCGTCACTTCGAGGAGCGCGCCGGCGAGGCCTACTCGATCGGCCAGATAGGCGGCTTCTGCCACCTCTACACGGGACAGGAAGCGGTCGCCGTCGGAACCATCTCCGCGCTGCGGAGCGACGACTACATCGTGAGCGCCTATCGCGAGCATGGCCAGGCACTCGCGCGCGGGATGACGCCGAATTCGATCATGGCCGAGTTGTTCGGCAAGGCGACCGGCTGCTCCAAAGGGAAGGGCGGGTCGATGCACCTGTTCGACTTTGCCAAGGGCTTCATGGGCGGGCACGGAATCGTCGGTGGCCAGATTCCGCTCGGTGCCGGTTTCGCGTGGGCCGCGAAGTACCGCAAGACCGATCAGGTCTCGCTGACCTACTTCGGAGAAGCAGCCGCGAATATCGGCTCCTTCCACGAGGCGCTGAACATGGCGGGCCTCTGGAAGCTGCCGGCGATCTTCGTGATCGAGAACAACGGCTACGGCATGGGCACCGCCGTCAAGCGTGCGGCCGCCATCACCGATCTCTATCTCCGCGCCGCCTCCTACGGGATGCCTGGTGTGGAAGTCGATGGTCAGGATGTGGTCGCGGTGCGGCAGGCAATGGATGCCGCCGTGGCTCGCGCCCGTGCCGGCGAAGGCCCGACCCTGCTCGACATCCGCTGCTTCCGCTACGTGGGGCATTCGATGTCGGATGCGGCGAGCGGGACCTACCGCAGCAAGGAAGAGCTCGATGCATCGCGGATGCGTGATCCGATTGCCTTGCTCGAGGCGCGGATGCGCGACCTCGATCTGCTCGACGATGCCACCCTCGCGGCGATGGATGCCGAGGTGATCGCCGAGGTGGCTGCGTCGGTCGTCTTCGCCGAAGAATCACCCGACCCGGATCCGTCGGAACTCTGGACCGACGTGTATGCGCCGGAGGGCCAATAA
- a CDS encoding HupE/UreJ family protein produces the protein MIGTFISVGFRHIVSIEALDHLLFLAALAASYRPRDWRHGLMVVSAFTVGHSITLALVALNVVRFPIPVVEFLIPCTIVIAAAENLFDHGNRPAGALRPVLAGLFGLVHGAGFATTLRDLFDGGVALPLLGFNLGIELGQALVLTTLVGGLALADKALTAATNRDPMTATQWRMRLTSATVASVALVLAAQRIPW, from the coding sequence ATGATCGGGACCTTCATCTCGGTTGGCTTCCGTCACATCGTCTCGATCGAGGCGCTCGATCACCTGCTCTTTCTGGCGGCACTCGCCGCGAGCTACCGCCCGCGTGACTGGCGTCACGGCTTGATGGTGGTCAGCGCATTCACCGTCGGACACAGCATCACCCTCGCGCTGGTGGCGCTCAACGTGGTGCGCTTCCCGATTCCGGTGGTGGAGTTCCTGATCCCGTGCACCATCGTGATTGCGGCGGCCGAAAATCTGTTCGACCACGGCAACCGCCCCGCCGGCGCTCTCAGACCAGTGCTTGCCGGCCTCTTCGGCCTCGTGCATGGTGCCGGCTTCGCGACCACACTGCGCGACCTGTTCGATGGCGGGGTCGCGCTGCCGCTGCTGGGCTTCAACCTCGGCATCGAACTCGGCCAGGCGCTCGTGCTGACGACTCTCGTGGGTGGACTCGCGCTTGCCGACAAGGCGCTCACCGCGGCAACGAATCGCGACCCGATGACGGCGACCCAGTGGCGGATGCGCCTCACGTCGGCCACGGTCGCCAGCGTGGCTCTCGTGCTTGCCGCGCAGCGGATACCGTGGTGA
- a CDS encoding sigma-70 family RNA polymerase sigma factor: MLSTAARSAPDDSALVLAMTRGETAAMSALYDRYAPNLLGLALRITREQADAEEVVVDTFAQAWREASRFEAGRGSVAAWLATIARSRALDTVRSRTRRGRLADAAEAEVDSAPAMGSGFASPVANLLADERSRRVRDAMMALPDAQRATLDLAYFEGLSQSEIAERLGEPLGTIKTRVRLGLRKLRELLTALGPEGYA; this comes from the coding sequence ATGCTCAGTACCGCTGCTCGTTCCGCGCCCGACGACTCCGCTCTCGTGCTTGCCATGACGCGAGGGGAAACCGCGGCGATGTCCGCCTTGTACGATCGCTATGCTCCAAACCTGCTCGGCCTCGCACTGCGGATCACGCGAGAGCAGGCCGATGCCGAGGAGGTCGTGGTCGACACCTTTGCGCAGGCGTGGCGTGAGGCTTCGCGCTTCGAGGCCGGACGTGGTTCGGTCGCTGCCTGGCTCGCGACCATTGCCCGCAGTCGCGCACTCGACACGGTGCGTTCGCGAACCCGGCGTGGTCGGCTTGCGGATGCGGCGGAGGCAGAAGTTGACTCCGCCCCGGCGATGGGCAGCGGCTTTGCGTCACCGGTCGCCAACCTGCTCGCCGACGAACGGTCACGCCGCGTACGCGACGCGATGATGGCGCTCCCTGACGCCCAGCGAGCCACCCTCGATCTCGCCTATTTCGAGGGGCTCTCCCAGTCGGAGATCGCCGAGCGATTGGGCGAACCGCTCGGGACAATCAAGACCCGGGTACGTTTGGGTCTGCGCAAACTGCGTGAGCTACTGACCGCACTCGGACCGGAGGGGTACGCATGA
- a CDS encoding DUF3108 domain-containing protein, with product MIALGLVMLMQVAPVALQTGPKMSAVPFGVGEVLEYKGKFGILSAGAATLSVLPNDTIRGVNSWKFSLTSGIKVNAIWKFENSTTLVSWTGLDDFVSRRFTKRLEENGKIRNENFLIFPDSGYFRRNADAPKPTSKAPLDDVAFIYYLRTLPLELKRTYKYDRYFRSEKNPVTVEVLKREEMEMPDGTKVKCLVLHPVVDEPNGMFSKTSDARIWLTDDARRIPVRIETSYTFGTVSLILQKITLPHGTG from the coding sequence GTGATTGCTCTCGGACTAGTGATGCTGATGCAGGTTGCTCCCGTCGCCTTGCAGACCGGACCGAAGATGTCAGCAGTGCCGTTCGGCGTGGGCGAGGTGCTCGAATACAAGGGGAAGTTCGGCATCCTCAGTGCCGGCGCGGCCACGCTCAGCGTGCTCCCGAACGACACCATTCGTGGCGTGAACAGCTGGAAGTTCTCGCTGACGTCGGGGATCAAGGTCAACGCGATCTGGAAGTTCGAGAACTCGACGACCCTGGTCTCGTGGACCGGCCTCGACGACTTCGTGTCGCGACGTTTTACCAAGCGGCTCGAGGAAAACGGCAAGATCCGCAATGAAAACTTCCTGATCTTCCCCGATTCCGGATATTTCCGCCGTAACGCCGATGCGCCGAAGCCGACGTCCAAGGCGCCGCTCGACGACGTCGCCTTCATCTACTACTTGCGCACCCTCCCGCTCGAGCTGAAGCGGACGTACAAGTACGACCGCTACTTCCGCAGCGAGAAGAATCCGGTCACGGTCGAAGTGCTCAAGCGCGAAGAGATGGAAATGCCCGACGGCACCAAGGTGAAGTGCCTGGTGCTTCATCCGGTTGTCGACGAGCCGAACGGGATGTTTTCCAAGACATCCGACGCGAGGATCTGGCTGACCGACGACGCACGGCGCATCCCGGTGCGGATCGAGACCAGCTACACCTTCGGCACGGTCTCTCTGATCCTGCAGAAGATCACCCTGCCGCACGGCACCGGATGA
- a CDS encoding DUF4331 family protein, whose translation MITLSRPARVGLAVALGIGALLGARHVAVASDHQDTADVELNPKQDMTDFYAFPTTAGRIALILNSQPFIAPSAVATASFDKNLLYQIKVDNTGDAIEDKVFQITFTGTGATQQVEVRGPFAPSVKGAMQNVVSTDEPVVKGNINAILGSSTGVQVYAGVRDDPFFIDLEQFFRILPDRRPGTGPLSTPSNATASAFRPVGQAVDAVLGANLASIVIELPTTMLTAGGNAKIGLWGTISR comes from the coding sequence ATGATCACCCTGTCACGACCCGCGCGCGTCGGCCTCGCCGTCGCCCTCGGTATCGGCGCCCTGCTTGGGGCACGGCACGTCGCCGTCGCCTCCGACCACCAGGACACCGCCGACGTCGAGCTCAATCCAAAGCAGGACATGACCGACTTCTACGCCTTCCCCACCACGGCTGGCCGCATCGCGCTGATCCTCAACTCGCAGCCGTTCATTGCCCCATCCGCGGTCGCTACCGCCTCCTTCGACAAGAACCTGCTCTACCAGATCAAGGTCGACAACACCGGCGATGCGATCGAGGACAAGGTCTTCCAGATCACCTTCACCGGCACTGGCGCCACGCAGCAGGTTGAAGTGCGCGGGCCGTTCGCTCCGAGCGTGAAGGGCGCAATGCAGAACGTGGTCTCGACCGATGAGCCCGTCGTAAAGGGCAACATCAACGCCATCCTCGGTTCGTCGACCGGTGTCCAGGTCTACGCCGGCGTGCGCGACGATCCGTTCTTCATCGACCTCGAGCAGTTTTTCCGCATTCTCCCCGATCGTCGCCCGGGCACTGGGCCGCTCTCGACGCCGTCGAACGCGACCGCGTCGGCATTCCGCCCCGTGGGTCAGGCCGTTGATGCCGTGCTCGGCGCCAATCTCGCCTCGATCGTGATTGAACTGCCGACCACGATGCTGACGGCCGGTGGCAATGCCAAGATCGGTCTCTGGGGGACCATCTCCCGATGA